The following are encoded in a window of Prochlorococcus marinus CUG1417 genomic DNA:
- a CDS encoding DUF3155 domain-containing protein encodes MSKKRKRISRRRLAGQRVMAHVPIYHIETGKHKPVTAARRFIAENGLSAPSVFNVRRNEHTTDRFFWGEKGLFSAQYAEENHFLFPSLKVVVEGIGEEKIFEGLELTADDWEEIEEYEYAFV; translated from the coding sequence ATGTCAAAAAAAAGGAAAAGAATCAGCAGAAGAAGATTGGCTGGCCAAAGAGTCATGGCACATGTACCTATTTATCATATCGAAACTGGCAAACATAAACCAGTTACAGCAGCAAGAAGATTCATAGCTGAAAATGGTCTTTCTGCACCTTCAGTTTTTAATGTCCGAAGAAATGAACATACTACTGACAGGTTTTTTTGGGGTGAAAAAGGGTTATTTAGCGCTCAATACGCTGAAGAAAATCATTTTCTATTTCCATCACTAAAAGTTGTAGTAGAAGGAATTGGTGAAGAAAAAATATTTGAGGGACTAGAACTTACTGCAGATGATTGGGAAGAAATTGAAGAATACGAATATGCTTTTGTTTAA
- a CDS encoding sensor histidine kinase — MNLSKKFEELINKQLESFGCSMGVTNLVMYLASAKQGTKASFEMIGQWPQIDRLLTSIEDDPSLKVSSPNRRWYPLQENDILLGVLRVETDLKGGSWPASLDSRLKALSISLAKCVSIELERQNKNEEINFLKNQVNVIIHQLRNPLAAIRTYAKLLIKRLGSDDDSIEIVERMILEQNQINQYMDSFAQLNSPIQLPLEIGEERLLLPPNLDNKKVITVQSLLRPILERGKANSDLENRDWTEPALWPDWTLSPLKAKYAVIAEIVANLLENAFKYAQKDAEIGLAITSNGLCIFDDGKKITKNENEKIFEKGFRGAAAKKKDGTGVGLFLARKLAKQIGGELRLLENNSIDNTEKLKNLKKKNIFYLELPIKELHA, encoded by the coding sequence ATGAATCTTTCAAAAAAATTTGAAGAGTTAATTAATAAACAGCTTGAGAGTTTTGGTTGCTCAATGGGCGTGACTAATTTAGTCATGTATCTTGCTTCCGCAAAGCAAGGAACTAAAGCATCTTTTGAAATGATTGGTCAATGGCCACAAATTGATAGGCTACTAACATCAATAGAAGATGATCCTTCGCTAAAAGTTTCATCCCCTAATAGAAGATGGTACCCGCTTCAAGAAAACGATATTCTACTTGGTGTCCTTAGGGTAGAAACTGATTTGAAAGGGGGGAGTTGGCCAGCATCTCTTGATTCTAGATTAAAAGCGCTTTCAATATCTTTAGCTAAGTGCGTATCTATCGAATTAGAACGTCAAAATAAAAATGAAGAAATTAATTTCTTAAAAAATCAGGTCAATGTCATAATCCATCAATTAAGGAATCCATTGGCTGCTATTAGGACATATGCAAAATTACTAATAAAAAGACTTGGTTCAGATGATGACTCTATTGAAATAGTCGAACGCATGATACTAGAGCAAAATCAAATTAATCAATATATGGATTCTTTTGCGCAATTAAATTCACCTATTCAACTTCCTCTAGAAATTGGAGAGGAAAGATTATTATTACCACCAAATTTAGATAATAAAAAGGTAATAACTGTTCAGAGTTTATTGAGGCCAATATTAGAGAGGGGTAAAGCTAATTCAGACTTAGAGAATAGAGATTGGACTGAACCTGCTCTTTGGCCAGATTGGACTTTATCGCCATTAAAGGCAAAATATGCTGTAATTGCCGAAATTGTGGCCAATTTATTAGAAAATGCGTTTAAATATGCTCAAAAAGACGCTGAAATTGGACTCGCAATTACGAGTAATGGACTTTGTATATTTGATGATGGTAAAAAAATAACCAAAAATGAAAACGAGAAAATTTTTGAAAAAGGTTTTCGAGGAGCTGCCGCTAAGAAGAAGGACGGCACGGGTGTGGGACTTTTTTTGGCGAGGAAATTAGCAAAACAAATTGGAGGAGAATTGAGATTGCTGGAAAATAACTCGATTGATAATACTGAGAAATTAAAAAATCTTAAGAAGAAAAATATTTTCTATTTAGAACTTCCTATAAAAGAATTGCATGCATAA
- a CDS encoding adenosylcobinamide-GDP ribazoletransferase, with translation MNLLFLIKKYFIKNLAGSWIFYTTFPKIPLIKPEFKNIAQFAAPLGFFIGTIQSYIFLFLRTNSWSIYASALICLASGYLITGGLHLDGLMDTFDGIFAGKKKRLKAMKDSKVGSFGVQALVFITLIQIACILKIQNLIIFVLPICLFWGRFSNLFFIEKFKYVSYKKKSINHKKFWNGFKKESLISIIFLLIFIGYQLFSITSKAILIKFLILILIGIFLSYSIPNILGDKIGGFNGDGCGASVVLVETAMLFMHAILL, from the coding sequence TTGAATCTACTTTTTCTTATCAAAAAATATTTTATAAAAAATTTAGCAGGATCTTGGATTTTTTACACGACATTTCCAAAGATACCTTTGATTAAACCCGAATTTAAAAATATTGCACAATTTGCGGCACCTTTAGGATTTTTCATTGGAACAATTCAGAGTTATATCTTTCTTTTTTTAAGAACAAACTCTTGGTCAATTTATGCATCTGCATTAATTTGTTTGGCTTCAGGATATTTGATTACTGGTGGACTGCACCTCGATGGTTTAATGGATACTTTCGATGGTATTTTTGCGGGCAAAAAGAAACGTTTAAAAGCCATGAAAGACAGTAAAGTTGGTTCCTTTGGAGTTCAAGCTTTAGTTTTTATAACTTTAATTCAAATAGCTTGCATACTCAAAATTCAAAACCTAATAATTTTTGTTTTACCAATATGCTTATTTTGGGGAAGATTTTCGAATTTATTTTTTATAGAAAAGTTTAAATATGTGAGTTATAAGAAAAAATCTATTAATCATAAAAAATTTTGGAATGGATTTAAAAAAGAATCTTTGATTTCCATTATTTTTCTCTTAATTTTCATTGGATACCAATTATTTTCTATTACATCGAAAGCCATATTAATTAAATTTTTAATTCTAATTTTGATTGGTATTTTTCTTAGCTATTCTATCCCAAACATTCTAGGGGATAAAATTGGAGGCTTCAATGGAGATGGTTGCGGTGCAAGTGTTGTACTAGTTGAAACTGCAATGTTATTTATGCATGCAATTCTTTTATAG
- the purH gene encoding bifunctional phosphoribosylaminoimidazolecarboxamide formyltransferase/IMP cyclohydrolase produces MSPLALVSVSDKKNIIPFCKELVEQFNYKILSSGGTAKHLIEGKIPVIKVADFTNSPEILGGRVKTLHPKIHGGILAKRTDEEHKKDIEANNLELIDLVVVNLYPFKKTVDQEAKWEDAIENIDIGGPSMIRSAAKNHKYVSVLVDPSQYQTFLEESKKGELKESYKAKLALEAFQHTADYDTAISNWIRKERGLQSSKYIESYPLIKTLRYGENPHQKAFWYGLSNIGWNSAEQLQGKDLSYNNLLDLESALATVLEFGYAEKDVLTNNMFASVILKHNNPCGASISNSASQAFLNALECDSTSAFGGIVAFNSNVDSKTAIHLKDIFLECVVAPSFDEEALEILKVKKNLRILKFSKDRLPKKNQTSTKSIMGGLLVQDTDDSEEKTENWISVTNKNPSNQFNSDLNFAWKVCKHVKSNAIVIAKDQKTIGIGAGQMNRVGAAKIALKAAGSLCSDAVLASDGFFPFADTVELANKYGIKAIIQPGGSLRDQESIDMCNSKGISMVFTQKRHFLH; encoded by the coding sequence ATGTCACCATTAGCTTTAGTAAGTGTCTCTGATAAAAAAAATATCATCCCATTTTGTAAGGAATTGGTAGAGCAATTTAATTATAAAATTCTATCAAGTGGAGGAACTGCCAAACATCTTATAGAAGGAAAAATTCCAGTTATTAAAGTTGCAGATTTTACTAATTCTCCAGAAATTCTTGGAGGAAGAGTTAAAACTTTACATCCCAAAATACACGGTGGAATATTAGCTAAAAGAACTGATGAGGAACATAAAAAAGATATAGAAGCTAATAATCTTGAGTTAATTGACTTAGTAGTAGTCAATTTATATCCGTTTAAAAAAACTGTAGATCAGGAGGCAAAATGGGAAGATGCTATTGAAAATATCGATATCGGAGGACCATCTATGATTCGTTCTGCGGCTAAAAATCATAAATACGTTTCCGTTTTAGTAGATCCTAGTCAGTATCAAACTTTTCTTGAAGAAAGTAAAAAAGGTGAATTAAAGGAATCATACAAAGCGAAATTAGCCCTTGAAGCTTTTCAACATACAGCAGACTATGATACTGCAATATCTAATTGGATAAGAAAAGAAAGAGGTTTACAATCTTCCAAATATATTGAATCCTATCCACTAATCAAAACCTTAAGGTATGGTGAGAATCCCCATCAAAAAGCATTTTGGTATGGTTTGAGTAACATTGGATGGAACTCAGCAGAACAATTACAAGGTAAAGACTTAAGTTATAACAATCTATTAGATCTAGAGTCGGCACTTGCAACAGTTTTAGAATTTGGCTACGCAGAAAAAGATGTTCTTACAAACAATATGTTTGCATCTGTCATTCTAAAACACAATAATCCATGTGGTGCCTCTATAAGTAATTCAGCTTCTCAAGCATTTTTGAATGCTTTGGAATGCGACTCAACTAGTGCATTTGGAGGAATAGTTGCTTTTAATTCAAATGTTGATAGTAAGACCGCAATTCACCTCAAAGATATTTTCCTAGAGTGCGTCGTCGCTCCATCTTTTGACGAGGAAGCTTTAGAAATTTTAAAAGTTAAAAAGAATTTGAGAATTTTAAAGTTTTCAAAAGATCGACTCCCAAAAAAGAATCAAACTTCTACTAAATCAATAATGGGTGGATTACTAGTTCAAGATACTGATGATAGTGAAGAAAAAACTGAAAATTGGATTTCAGTAACTAATAAAAATCCGAGTAATCAATTTAACTCAGATCTAAATTTTGCATGGAAAGTTTGTAAACACGTTAAATCTAATGCCATTGTTATTGCTAAAGACCAAAAAACTATTGGTATTGGAGCTGGACAAATGAATAGAGTTGGGGCAGCAAAAATTGCATTAAAAGCAGCTGGAAGTTTATGTTCTGATGCTGTTTTGGCTAGCGATGGATTTTTCCCATTTGCAGATACTGTAGAACTAGCAAATAAATATGGAATAAAAGCTATAATCCAACCAGGGGGAAGCCTAAGAGATCAAGAAAGCATTGATATGTGTAATTCGAAAGGAATTTCAATGGTATTTACCCAAAAAAGGCACTTTTTACACTAG
- the murJ gene encoding murein biosynthesis integral membrane protein MurJ, whose product MNSFLKNNVFSISFGTSLSKLAGCLRQILIAAAFGVGVTYDAFNYAYIIPGFLLIIIGGINGPLHNAVVAVLTPLDKKNGGIVLTQVSIKLSILLLFLAVLVYFNSGLLIELLAPNISNAAKVIATYQLKILTPCIPLSGFIGLSFGALNSRRRFFLSSISPAITSLSIIFFILFSLSFNQENTSSNLLAKTGLLAFATLIGTFIQFVIQIWEINKIGLLRLDSSFNSFIDEERRIFKLIIPASISSGLSQINVFIDMFFASSFQGAASGLAYGNFLVQAPLGILSNSLILPLLPKFSKLRSDKDDRGLKKKLISGIELCFLTSIFLAGFFITFNNQIVQLVFQRGSFDYSAASQVKKILIAYAVGIPFYLYRDLLVRTYYSIEKTNFPFKSSFAGIIFNIFFDWFLIGGPIKNFGNLSPYNFGVVGIILSSVIVNFIVCILLSFNLRNEDIHLPNLDLFRKISLMSLAAFIDSTFCFTILKTMNNSNSNLGEFLLLIFGSLTFFVIYYLLTKYFKVNKY is encoded by the coding sequence ATGAATTCATTTTTAAAAAATAATGTTTTTTCGATTTCATTTGGTACTAGTCTTAGTAAATTAGCTGGATGCCTAAGACAAATCTTGATAGCTGCAGCTTTCGGGGTTGGGGTTACATACGACGCATTTAATTATGCCTATATAATTCCAGGTTTTTTGCTAATAATCATTGGAGGAATTAATGGCCCTTTACATAATGCAGTAGTTGCAGTTCTAACCCCTCTTGACAAAAAAAATGGAGGAATAGTTCTAACTCAAGTAAGTATAAAACTTTCAATATTATTATTATTTTTAGCTGTACTAGTTTATTTTAATTCCGGTTTATTAATTGAATTATTAGCCCCCAATATAAGTAACGCAGCTAAAGTTATTGCCACTTATCAATTAAAGATACTTACACCTTGTATCCCTTTATCTGGATTCATAGGTTTAAGCTTTGGCGCCTTAAATTCTCGAAGAAGATTCTTTTTATCAAGTATAAGTCCAGCCATAACAAGCTTATCTATTATTTTTTTTATTTTATTTTCTTTGAGTTTCAACCAAGAAAACACATCTTCAAATTTACTTGCCAAGACGGGATTACTTGCTTTTGCAACTTTAATAGGAACTTTTATTCAGTTTGTCATTCAAATTTGGGAAATAAATAAAATCGGCCTCTTGAGATTAGATTCATCTTTCAATTCATTTATAGATGAAGAGAGGAGGATTTTCAAACTTATTATTCCAGCATCTATCTCATCAGGTCTAAGTCAAATTAATGTTTTTATAGATATGTTTTTCGCTTCAAGTTTTCAAGGAGCAGCATCTGGACTGGCTTACGGAAACTTTCTTGTACAAGCCCCCTTAGGCATATTATCTAACTCTTTGATATTGCCATTACTTCCAAAATTCTCCAAATTGAGAAGTGATAAAGACGATAGAGGTCTCAAAAAAAAATTGATATCTGGAATAGAGTTGTGTTTCTTGACTTCTATTTTTTTAGCCGGATTTTTCATAACATTCAATAATCAAATCGTACAATTAGTTTTTCAAAGAGGATCTTTTGATTATTCAGCGGCCTCACAAGTAAAGAAAATATTAATTGCTTATGCAGTTGGCATACCTTTTTATCTATATAGAGATTTATTAGTAAGAACTTACTATTCAATAGAAAAAACAAACTTTCCTTTTAAGTCTTCATTTGCAGGGATAATATTTAACATTTTTTTTGATTGGTTTTTAATTGGTGGCCCAATTAAGAATTTTGGGAATCTTTCTCCATATAATTTTGGAGTTGTAGGAATAATTTTATCTTCAGTAATAGTCAACTTTATAGTTTGTATTTTGCTTTCTTTTAATCTGCGAAATGAAGATATCCATTTACCTAACTTGGATTTATTCAGGAAAATCAGTCTTATGTCATTAGCAGCTTTTATAGATAGCACATTTTGTTTTACTATTCTCAAAACTATGAATAACTCCAATTCAAATCTCGGAGAATTCTTATTATTAATATTTGGATCTCTAACTTTTTTTGTAATTTATTATTTACTTACAAAATATTTCAAAGTAAATAAATATTGA
- a CDS encoding 4-hydroxy-3-methylbut-2-enyl diphosphate reductase → MDTQAFRRSLHHSDRYNRRGFDSPTKRAQALEDAYQSDLISSIRDNGFTYTKGRLNIKLAKAFGFCWGVERAVAMAYETRRHYPNENIWITNEIIHNPSVNDHLRKMSVKFISAKNGIKDFSLVSEGDVVILPAFGATVQEMKLLHEKGCHIIDTTCPWVSKVWHTVEKHKKHVFTSIIHGKFKHEETLATSSFAGKYLVLLDLEEANFVSEYILGKRTRNEFMNKFAKACSDGFDPDKDLDKVGVANQTTMLKSETEEIGKVFERTMLKKFGPENLNNHFLAFNTICDATEERQDAMFSLVDEELDILVVIGGFNSSNTTHLQEIAINKNISSYHIDTPERISIEKNSILHKPLGSDLELKNNFLPSGNIKVGITSGASTPDKVVADVIEKLIYIAS, encoded by the coding sequence ATGGACACTCAAGCTTTTAGAAGATCCCTTCATCATTCTGATAGATATAATAGAAGAGGTTTCGATTCTCCAACAAAAAGAGCTCAGGCGTTAGAAGATGCTTACCAAAGTGATTTGATAAGTTCTATTAGAGATAATGGTTTTACTTACACTAAAGGTAGACTAAATATTAAGTTGGCTAAAGCCTTCGGTTTTTGTTGGGGAGTTGAAAGAGCTGTAGCTATGGCTTATGAAACAAGAAGACATTACCCTAATGAGAATATTTGGATAACAAATGAGATAATTCATAACCCTTCAGTTAATGATCATTTAAGAAAAATGAGTGTAAAATTTATTTCCGCTAAGAACGGAATTAAAGATTTTTCTTTAGTTTCTGAAGGTGATGTAGTTATACTTCCTGCTTTCGGAGCGACTGTTCAAGAAATGAAACTCCTTCATGAGAAAGGATGTCATATCATAGATACAACTTGTCCTTGGGTTTCAAAAGTTTGGCATACTGTTGAGAAACATAAAAAACATGTTTTCACATCTATAATTCATGGAAAATTTAAGCATGAAGAGACTCTTGCTACTAGCTCATTTGCAGGAAAGTATTTAGTTTTATTAGATCTAGAAGAAGCAAATTTTGTATCTGAATATATTCTTGGCAAAAGAACTAGAAATGAATTTATGAATAAATTTGCTAAAGCTTGTTCTGATGGATTTGATCCTGATAAGGATTTAGATAAAGTTGGAGTTGCTAATCAGACAACTATGCTTAAGAGCGAAACCGAAGAAATTGGAAAAGTTTTTGAGAGAACGATGTTAAAAAAATTTGGACCAGAAAACCTAAATAATCATTTTTTAGCATTTAATACAATTTGCGATGCAACTGAAGAAAGACAAGATGCAATGTTTTCTTTAGTTGATGAAGAACTTGATATTCTTGTTGTTATAGGAGGCTTCAATTCGTCAAATACTACGCACTTACAAGAAATAGCAATTAACAAGAATATCTCTTCATATCACATAGATACTCCAGAGAGGATATCAATTGAAAAAAACTCAATATTACATAAGCCACTAGGATCAGATTTAGAATTAAAAAATAACTTTTTACCTAGTGGAAATATTAAAGTTGGAATCACCTCAGGCGCATCTACTCCTGATAAGGTTGTTGCGGATGTAATAGAAAAGTTAATTTATATAGCTTCCTAA
- a CDS encoding ammonium transporter, giving the protein MTTALQTPQRRSRSKLQDASLVNGPMLLLRSIRGFSSNRSMLWLATVPLALFGLGIFNLSAHAADLPELNAAFLANNLWLLIATILVIFMNAGFAMVEAGMCRSKNAVNILAKNLFVFALAVTSYWFIGYSLMYGGSVADGWLYFGGLFFDPTVTADMVTDAGLVPTVDFLFQSAFAGTAATIVSGLVAERVKFGEFVVFAVVLTAFIYPIAGSWKWNGGWLDSLGFVDFAGSSIVHSVGAWAGLVGAMLLGPRIGKYSDGKPQAMPGHNMAIATLGALVLWIGWYGFNPGSQLAMDQWVPYVAVTTTLAAAAGAIGATIVSTLTSGKPDLTMIINGILAGLVSITAGCGDMTLAGAWFAGLVGGIIVVFSVAALDAAEIDDPVGAFSVHGVCGVWGTVVIGLWGTAVQGDGAGMGLFNGGGITLLLVQALGAAAYAIWTLVTCWIAWSVIGGLFGGIRVSEEEETQGLDIGEHGMEAYPDFASAK; this is encoded by the coding sequence ATGACCACTGCTTTGCAAACGCCTCAAAGGCGCTCTAGGTCCAAATTACAAGATGCAAGTCTTGTTAATGGACCTATGCTCCTTTTGAGGAGTATTCGAGGATTTAGTTCAAACCGCTCTATGTTGTGGCTTGCAACTGTTCCCCTAGCTTTGTTTGGTTTAGGTATTTTTAATCTTTCAGCTCATGCAGCTGATTTACCTGAGTTGAATGCAGCTTTTCTTGCTAACAATTTATGGCTTTTGATCGCTACTATTTTGGTGATCTTCATGAACGCCGGTTTCGCTATGGTTGAGGCAGGTATGTGTCGTTCTAAGAACGCAGTAAACATCCTTGCTAAAAACCTCTTTGTATTTGCTCTAGCTGTAACTTCTTATTGGTTTATCGGCTATTCATTAATGTACGGAGGAAGCGTTGCTGACGGATGGCTTTATTTTGGAGGCTTATTTTTTGATCCAACAGTTACCGCTGATATGGTTACTGACGCTGGATTAGTCCCAACTGTTGATTTCTTGTTCCAGTCTGCATTCGCAGGAACTGCGGCAACTATCGTTTCCGGTCTTGTTGCTGAAAGAGTTAAATTTGGAGAATTTGTTGTATTTGCTGTTGTATTAACTGCATTTATATATCCAATTGCTGGTAGCTGGAAATGGAATGGTGGTTGGCTTGATTCCTTAGGTTTTGTTGACTTCGCTGGTTCTTCAATTGTTCACTCAGTTGGAGCATGGGCAGGTCTTGTAGGAGCTATGCTTCTTGGACCAAGAATTGGCAAATACTCTGATGGGAAACCACAAGCTATGCCAGGACACAATATGGCCATAGCTACTCTAGGTGCATTAGTCCTATGGATAGGTTGGTATGGATTTAACCCCGGTTCTCAACTTGCTATGGATCAATGGGTTCCATATGTTGCTGTAACAACTACTTTGGCAGCAGCAGCTGGAGCTATTGGTGCAACTATTGTTTCAACATTAACTTCTGGTAAGCCTGATCTTACAATGATAATTAACGGAATCCTTGCTGGTTTGGTTAGTATCACTGCTGGTTGTGGTGATATGACTCTTGCTGGAGCCTGGTTCGCAGGACTAGTAGGTGGGATTATTGTTGTATTTTCTGTCGCAGCACTTGATGCCGCTGAGATTGATGATCCTGTAGGTGCATTCTCTGTTCACGGAGTTTGTGGTGTATGGGGTACTGTAGTTATCGGTCTTTGGGGTACAGCTGTACAAGGTGATGGAGCAGGTATGGGATTGTTCAATGGTGGAGGTATAACCCTTCTTCTAGTTCAAGCTCTTGGTGCCGCAGCTTATGCTATTTGGACACTAGTTACTTGCTGGATTGCCTGGTCTGTAATTGGAGGATTATTCGGTGGAATCCGAGTATCTGAAGAGGAAGAGACTCAAGGCTTAGATATAGGAGAGCATGGAATGGAAGCATATCCAGACTTTGCATCTGCTAAATAA
- a CDS encoding DoxX family protein, giving the protein MEDKTPTNDVQTASMNRNKAPQKVEVVVANSSSGSEVNILGELSIFVLRIGFCALMIHHGLEKLQDPQGFAEFVVGKYFPFLPGDPVIWTFGAAITQLVCPVGLALGIFARLSSLGLFSTMAFAVYFHLLDTGLEGFPLAVVEGHNYAFELSFIYGAISLYFLCAGPGRLSLFRKTNKITYYPKST; this is encoded by the coding sequence ATGGAAGACAAAACGCCAACTAATGATGTTCAAACAGCCAGTATGAATAGAAATAAAGCCCCCCAGAAAGTTGAAGTTGTAGTTGCTAATTCATCTTCAGGTTCAGAAGTAAATATCCTTGGAGAACTATCGATTTTTGTTTTGAGAATAGGTTTTTGTGCTTTGATGATTCATCATGGCCTTGAGAAACTTCAGGATCCGCAAGGTTTTGCTGAATTTGTAGTCGGTAAGTACTTTCCATTTTTGCCTGGTGATCCTGTTATTTGGACTTTTGGAGCAGCAATTACTCAATTGGTATGCCCTGTAGGGTTGGCTTTAGGGATTTTTGCAAGGCTTTCTTCTCTTGGTCTATTCTCCACTATGGCATTTGCAGTTTATTTTCATCTCCTCGATACTGGACTAGAAGGTTTCCCTCTGGCTGTGGTTGAGGGTCATAATTATGCTTTCGAATTGTCTTTTATATATGGTGCTATTTCTCTCTACTTTCTGTGTGCAGGTCCGGGCAGGCTATCTTTATTTAGAAAAACTAATAAGATTACCTATTATCCAAAATCAACATAA
- the sfsA gene encoding DNA/RNA nuclease SfsA — translation MNDRIIEFDPLIEGVLIKRYKRFLADIKLESGKVVTAHCANTGPMKGLLSEEAKVRISVSSSPTRKLPFTLEQICVLNTKNEEVWVGINTLFANKLIKKVIEKNLLNEIIGEIETIKSEIPYGKDKKSRIDFFLTTKSSNPDKRNIYIEVKNTTWIKENVALFPDTVTKRGQKHLKELKELIPESKSILVPCITRKDAEFFTTGDDADPIYGKLFRESSRAGMITIPCSFVFHKDHVTWNGIKPLK, via the coding sequence ATGAATGATCGGATAATTGAATTTGATCCATTAATTGAAGGGGTTTTAATCAAGAGGTATAAAAGGTTTCTTGCAGATATAAAATTAGAAAGCGGAAAGGTAGTAACTGCTCATTGTGCTAACACTGGCCCAATGAAGGGTCTTTTGAGTGAGGAAGCAAAAGTAAGAATAAGTGTTTCCTCTTCTCCAACAAGAAAATTACCTTTTACATTGGAACAGATATGTGTATTAAATACAAAAAATGAAGAGGTTTGGGTGGGTATTAATACTTTATTTGCAAATAAGTTAATCAAAAAGGTTATTGAGAAAAATTTGCTAAACGAAATAATAGGAGAAATAGAGACAATTAAATCAGAAATCCCCTATGGAAAAGATAAAAAAAGCAGAATTGACTTTTTTTTGACTACAAAATCTTCAAATCCTGATAAACGTAACATTTATATTGAAGTAAAAAATACGACTTGGATTAAAGAAAATGTAGCTCTTTTCCCAGATACAGTAACGAAAAGAGGCCAAAAACACTTAAAAGAATTAAAAGAACTGATTCCTGAAAGTAAAAGCATTTTAGTACCTTGTATAACTAGAAAAGATGCAGAATTTTTTACTACTGGAGATGATGCAGATCCCATATATGGCAAGCTTTTTAGAGAATCTTCTAGAGCAGGCATGATTACCATCCCTTGTTCGTTTGTATTTCATAAAGATCACGTAACATGGAATGGAATTAAACCTTTAAAATAA
- a CDS encoding alpha/beta hydrolase codes for MKYAINHEFVSISSQTATHRIILMHGWGADSDDLLTFGKEMNEKINLDFEVISLRAPGLHPSGQGRQWYGLYPHDWNGAEVEVNKLLVTLKKFDTDQIPLRKTILLGFSQGAAMAIDAGFKLNFGLIVACSGYPHPNWVPRENCSPLIISHGIFDDVVPIDASRTIYEQVKSKSSKYCELLEFDGFHQIDSNLINFISSKISTIF; via the coding sequence ATGAAATATGCTATCAATCATGAATTTGTCTCGATTAGCTCTCAAACTGCAACTCATAGAATTATTTTGATGCATGGTTGGGGAGCTGATTCAGATGACCTTTTAACATTTGGAAAGGAGATGAATGAAAAAATAAATCTTGATTTTGAGGTAATTTCTTTGAGAGCCCCTGGATTACATCCAAGTGGTCAGGGAAGACAGTGGTATGGATTATACCCACATGATTGGAATGGAGCTGAGGTTGAAGTAAATAAACTTTTAGTTACATTAAAAAAATTTGATACTGACCAGATTCCACTAAGAAAAACAATTTTGTTGGGGTTCTCTCAGGGGGCGGCAATGGCAATTGATGCAGGATTTAAATTAAATTTTGGATTAATTGTTGCTTGTAGTGGTTATCCTCACCCCAACTGGGTCCCTAGAGAAAATTGCTCGCCATTGATTATTAGTCACGGTATATTTGATGACGTCGTGCCTATAGATGCTTCTAGGACTATTTATGAGCAGGTAAAGAGTAAGTCTTCTAAATATTGTGAATTATTAGAATTCGATGGATTTCATCAGATTGATTCAAATTTAATTAATTTTATAAGTTCAAAAATAAGTACGATTTTTTAA
- a CDS encoding DUF3181 family protein, whose amino-acid sequence MNSQIRISDLENIISEKVFIKIEKWNLYLGDAGLARHLAIECISNKERGPLEAAKISLKAINVKVGDGVKSIPLINLITSSQILELEEILENFFEN is encoded by the coding sequence ATGAACTCTCAAATACGAATAAGTGATCTAGAAAATATTATTTCAGAAAAGGTTTTTATAAAGATAGAAAAGTGGAATTTGTATCTTGGAGATGCTGGTCTAGCTAGACATCTTGCCATTGAATGTATAAGCAATAAAGAACGAGGCCCATTAGAGGCTGCAAAAATAAGTTTGAAAGCCATCAATGTAAAAGTAGGAGATGGTGTTAAGAGTATTCCACTTATTAATTTAATCACTTCCTCACAAATTCTAGAATTAGAGGAGATTTTGGAAAATTTTTTTGAAAACTAA